The DNA region CAGAGCCAGCAGCTTCACAGCATGGACCAGATCGAGAAGATCGACAAGTACACCGTCAAGATCACCATGGACGCGGCCAACCCGATCGGTGAGGCCTTCCTGACCCATGTCTGCGGTCTCATCCTTGACAGCAAGGAATTCCAGGCGCATCAGACTGCGGAGGACCCCGACGCAACCGACTGGGCCTCCACCCATGCTTCCGGCTTCGGCCCTTGGAAACTGGTTGAATACACACCGGGTACCCGCGTTGTTCTCGACCGCTTCGATGACTACTGGGACAAGGAGAACCTGCCCTGGTTTGAGCGGGTCATCATCCTCGAGGTCCCCGAGTCCTCCAACCGCGCCTCGATGCTGATGAGCGGAAGTGTTGACGCGGCCACCAAGCTGCTCACCACCGAGCTGCAGCAGATCTCCGGCAACGACAAGGTTAAGGCCATGCACTACGACGGCAACAAGACCTTTATTGTCGGCGTCAACCACGAGGTCGAAGAGTTCCAGAACCCGAAGGTCATCCAGGCGATGTCTTTTGCAATTCCATATCAGGATATCATCGACACCGTTTACCTCGGCCAGGCCAAGCAGCTTAAATCGCTCGTCTGTTCCACCTATCCGCTGTATACCGACCAATATTTCCAGTATACCTACGACCTTGAAAAAGCCAAATCCCTTCTTTCCGAAGCAGGTTATCCGAACGGCTTTTCCTGCAAGATCTCGGTCGACAACACCAACACCCAGGCCGAACAGGTTGCGCTGCTGATGCAGTCGAGCTTCAAACAGATCGGCATCAATATGGAGATCGAGAAGATGCAGGCCGGTGACTACTATAACCACCTCTCGAACAAGAGCTTTGAAAGCCTCTACGCGTTTATCGACTCGGCGGGTGTCCCGGACGCGGGCTTTGCGCTCCAGCTTGGCGCGCTGACCGGTTCGATCAACAACTGCGGCAAATACTCGAACGCCGAGGTCGACGAGCTGATCACCAGGATGATGTCCACCACCGATGCGGCTGTACGTGCCGAATGCGCTGACCGGCTGCAGGAGATCCTCGTCTGGGAGGATCCGTACTGCCTGTACATCGCGGAACCCGGCTTCGACCTGGCTGTCACCAGCGACATCGTGAACCCCCAGTGGGATACCATCCAGCAGATCCACTGGAATCGGATGTCCCGGCAATAACCCCGAAAATTTTGAAGCGCCCAATCACTGTTTGACCGTATCCGGGGAGGGGAGGAAGCGCCTCCCTTCCCCGGAATAAGGAGGGAATTACCTTGAAAATGCTGCGATACCTGGGGAAACGGCTCCTGGTCTTTATTCCGCTTTTTTTCGGCGTCATCTTTGTCGCCTTCGTGCTGATCCGCATGCTTCCGGGCGATCCGGCGCATGTTCTGGCCGGTGCGTTTGCCTATGAGGACACCATCGCCGCGCTGACCGAAAAAATGGGTCTGGACAAACCGGTTCTCCAGCAGTTCTTCATCTACATCGGCGACGTGTTCCGCGGTGATCTCGGCCGGTCGATGTTCACGAGCAGCAATGTGCTCGACGACCTGATCAAACGTTTCCCGGCAACCTTTGAGCTCATCACCCTGAGCATCATGGTTTCCCTGGTGCTCGGAATGTTCCTGGCGGTGTTCTCGGTCACAAAACCGAAGGGTGTCGTCGCAAAGATTTCGAATGTTTACGGCATGCTGGCCGGTTCGTTCGCGGACTTCTGGCTCGCGCTGATCCTCATCTATATTTTCTTTACAGTGCTCGGCATTGCCCCGGCCCCGATCGGCCGGCTTGACGTCATTATGATCCCGCCGCAGAGGATCACAGGCATGTACCTGCTCGACAGTATCCTCACCGGCAACTGTGCCGCCTTCAAGAACGCGGCGCAGCACCTGGCCCTGCCGGTGATCACACTGGGACTGATCAACGGCGCCGCGATCATGAAGATGACCCATTCCACCATGGGCGAGGTGCTTGATTCCGACTTTATCCACCATGCGCGCCTGATGGGGCTTGCGCCGAAGGTGGTGCGCGGATACGCGCTCAAAAATTCACTGCCTGCCGTTCTGATGGTGATCGGCAATATCTACAGCTACCTTCTGGGCGGCGCGGTGCTCATCGAGCAGGTATTCGCCTGGGGCGGCCTGGGGCAGTATGTCACACAGGCGCTTTCCAACAAGGACTACGTGGCCATTCAGGGGTTCATCCTGGTTGCAACTCTGTTCTCGATGGTGCTGTACCTGATTTTGGACCTGATCCAGATGATAATCGACCCGCGGATCAAGTATTAAGGGGTGGATGGCTATGAAAAAAGCAATCAATGACTTTTTTGTCATGCTCAAAAAGAATAAACAGGGGACAATCGGGCTGATCCTGATGCTGGTGATCATCCTGCTGGGCGTTTTGGCCCCGATTGTGGCCCCGTATGACCCGGAGATGACCAACGC from Anaerotruncus rubiinfantis includes:
- a CDS encoding ABC transporter permease gives rise to the protein MLRYLGKRLLVFIPLFFGVIFVAFVLIRMLPGDPAHVLAGAFAYEDTIAALTEKMGLDKPVLQQFFIYIGDVFRGDLGRSMFTSSNVLDDLIKRFPATFELITLSIMVSLVLGMFLAVFSVTKPKGVVAKISNVYGMLAGSFADFWLALILIYIFFTVLGIAPAPIGRLDVIMIPPQRITGMYLLDSILTGNCAAFKNAAQHLALPVITLGLINGAAIMKMTHSTMGEVLDSDFIHHARLMGLAPKVVRGYALKNSLPAVLMVIGNIYSYLLGGAVLIEQVFAWGGLGQYVTQALSNKDYVAIQGFILVATLFSMVLYLILDLIQMIIDPRIKY
- a CDS encoding ABC transporter substrate-binding protein, whose protein sequence is MKKAVSLLLTLMLALTLLFSGCGSTTEPAASGDASGGAAQSKTATAADGAQLKEVSREKTLIWAVPELPNGCDNEFQYTAEAQELERNLYDSPLAFETYYDESTGFILPNYEKIVGSLAESWEVSEGGQVITLKFREGVMSHAGNELTADDFIYKWQRGFNVMGNTGTFGAQSQQLHSMDQIEKIDKYTVKITMDAANPIGEAFLTHVCGLILDSKEFQAHQTAEDPDATDWASTHASGFGPWKLVEYTPGTRVVLDRFDDYWDKENLPWFERVIILEVPESSNRASMLMSGSVDAATKLLTTELQQISGNDKVKAMHYDGNKTFIVGVNHEVEEFQNPKVIQAMSFAIPYQDIIDTVYLGQAKQLKSLVCSTYPLYTDQYFQYTYDLEKAKSLLSEAGYPNGFSCKISVDNTNTQAEQVALLMQSSFKQIGINMEIEKMQAGDYYNHLSNKSFESLYAFIDSAGVPDAGFALQLGALTGSINNCGKYSNAEVDELITRMMSTTDAAVRAECADRLQEILVWEDPYCLYIAEPGFDLAVTSDIVNPQWDTIQQIHWNRMSRQ